From one Amia ocellicauda isolate fAmiCal2 chromosome 17, fAmiCal2.hap1, whole genome shotgun sequence genomic stretch:
- the mlst8 gene encoding target of rapamycin complex subunit lst8 produces the protein MNVTQGTVGSDPVILATAGYDHTVRFWQAHSGICTRTVQHQDSQVNSLEVTPDRSMIAAAGYQHIRMYDLNSNNPNPVINYDGVSKNITSVGFHEDGRWMYTGGEDCMARIWDLRSRNLQCQRIFQVNAPINCVCLHPNQAELIVGDQSGVIHIWDLKTDHNEQLIPEPEVSVNSVHIDPDASYMAAVNSSGNCYVWNLAGGMGDEVTQLIPKTKIPAHKRYSLHCKFSPDSTLLATCSADQTCKIWRTSNFSLMTELSIKSNNPGETSRGWMWDCAFSGDSQYIVTASSDNLARLWCVETGEIKREYSGHQKAVVCLAFNDSVLG, from the exons ATGAATGTGACCCAGGGGACTGTGGGCAGCGACCCGGTGATCCTGGCCACGGCCGGATATGACCACACGGTGCGCTTCTGGCAGGCGCACAGCGGCATCTGCACCCGGACCGTCCAGCACCAGGACTCG CAGGTGAACTCCCTGGAAGTGACCCCAGACCGCAGCATGATCGCAGCCGCAG GTTACCAGCACATCCGCATGTATGACCTGAATTCCAACAACCCCAACCCCGTCATCAACTACGACGGCGTCAGCAAGAACATCACCTCCGTGGGCTTCCACGAGGACGGCCGCTGGATGTACACGGGAGGTGAGGACTGCATGGCACGCATCTGGGACCTCAG GTCACGTAACCTACAGTGCCAGAGAATCTTCCAGGTGAACGCTCCAATAAACTGCGTCTGCCTGCACCCCAATCAG GCTGAGCTGATCGTTGGCGACCAGAGCGGAGTGATTCATATCTGGGATCTGAAAACCGACCACAACGAGCAGCTGATCCCAGAGCCCGAGGTGTCAGTCAACTCTGTGCACATTGACCCCGACGCAAGCTATATGGCTGCAGTTAATAGCTCG ggGAATTGCTACGTGTGGAACCTGGCAGGAGGCATGGGGGACGAAGTGACACAACTCATTCCCAAGACCAAGATCCCGGCCCACAAACGCTACTCCTTGCACTGCAAATTCAGCCCAGATTCTAC CCTGCTGGCCACCTGCTCTGCTGACCAGACCTGTAAGATCTGGAGGACCTCCAACTTCTCCCTGATGACAGAGCTGAGCATCAAGAGCAACAACCCCGGGGAGACGTCCCGAGGGTGGATGTGGGACTGCGCCTTCTCCGGGGACTCACAGTACATCGTCACAG CTTCCTCGGATAACCTGGCGCGGCTGTGGTGCGTGGAGACGGGGGAGATCAAACGGGAGTACAGCGGGCACCAGAAGGCCGTGGTCTGCCTGGCGTTCAACGACAGCGTGCTGGGCTGA